The Elaeis guineensis isolate ETL-2024a chromosome 13, EG11, whole genome shotgun sequence genome includes a region encoding these proteins:
- the LOC105056572 gene encoding sphinganine C4-monooxygenase 2: MDFVPSDEVLGIFVPIAVYWIYSGIYMILGSLEKYRLHSKKDEDIKNLVSKREVAKGVLLQQLVQAAIAFLVFSLGRDDSTTTSNVQTPITVIVKQFFIGMFVIDTWQYFWHRYMHLNKFLYRHIHSWHHRLVVPYAFGSQYNHPLEGFILDTLGGALAFVLSGMTPRTSIFFFSFSTMKGIDDHCGLWLPGNIFHMFFWNNTAYHDVHHQLYGNKYNFSQPFFITWDKILGTHMPYTLEKRAGGGLEARPTKR; this comes from the exons ATGGATTTCGTTCCTTCTGATGAGGTTTTGGGCATTTTTGTGCCCATTGCCGTCTACTGGATCTATTCGGGTATATACATGATCCTTGGCTCCCTCGAGAAGTATCGGTTACACTCGAAGAAAGATGAAGACATCAAGAACTTGGTCTCAAAGCGTGAGGTTGCTAAAGGGGTTCTGCTTCAACAACTAGTGCAGGCTGCCATTGCCTTCCTTGTTTTTAGT CTAGGCAGAGATGATAGCACGACCACCTCAAATGTTCAAACTCCAATCACTGTGATTGTGAAACAGTTCTTCATCGGTATGTTTGTTATCGATACATGGCAATACTTCTGGCACAGGTACATGCACCTCAACAAGTTCTTGTACCGGCACATCCACTCTTGGCACCACCGGCTCGTCGTCCCCTATGCCTTTGGGAGCCAGTATAACCATCCGTTGGAGGGGTTCATCTTGGACACCCTCGGTGGAGCCCTGGCTTTCGTCTTATCGGGCATGACACCTCGAacgtccatcttcttcttctccttctccaccATGAAAGGTATCGACGATCATTGCGGGCTGTGGCTTCCAGGGAATATATTCCACATGTTCTTCTGGAATAACACAGCATACCATGATGTCCACCACCAGCTCTATGGCAACAAGTACAACTTCTCTCAGCCATTCTTCATCACCTGGGATAAAATTCTCGGAACTCACATGCCTTACACCCTGGAGAAGAGAGCCGGTGGAGGTCTGGAAGCAAGACCAACAAAACGCTAG